TAGTGTATATAGCTGCTTCAATAAATAAAATGACCTCTTAAAACTTCCGGCCTCCAGCTTCCATCTTTCAGCCAAAATTAGATAATCGTAATAATACTTCCCCGTTCTTCATCCTTCACAATTTCCAACGCGACAGGAATTTTTTCTTTCAGTTCTTCAACATGCGAAATAATTCCCACAATTCGGTTTTCCTTTTGAAGTGCATGTAGGGTTTCAAAAACAATGTTGACCGATTCAAGGTCTTGGGTTCCAAAACCCTCATCAATGAAAAAGAAATTTTTATCCGATTGTGCATTGGCCTGAACACTTTCTGCCAAAGCCAGCGCCAGACTCAGAGAAACCTGGAAAGACTGCCCTCCGGAAAGGGTTTTCACACTTCGGCTTCGTCCTTCATTCATATAATCAATGATTTCAAAATCATTGTTTTCATTCAATTGCAAACTGAGTTGGTTTCGCGTCATTCGATGGAATCTGATATTGGCGTGATCGCAAAGCTGTCGCAGATAAATGGAAGAAACATACTGCACAAAACCGGCTGCTTTAAAGAGATTCGTCATCACTTTTAAATTTTCGGAGCGCTTTTGAAGCGTTGAAAGCTCTTTCAGTAAATCTTCTTTTTTGCGGTATTCTTTTTCCAGTCTTTCGATTTCAGAAGATAGTTTTACAACCAAATCATTGATTTGCTTTAACTGATTTTCCGCTTCATTAAATTCATTTTCTTTGGCTGCAAACAATTCGTGATCAAAAGAAAAATCTTTCAATTTTACTTCCAGTTCGTGAATTCCGTTCTTTAAGGTTTCAAAATCTATTTTAAATTTCTGGATCCGGTTTCTTGTTTCTTCAATATTGATTTTCTGAAGCAAAATTGTCTCGATTTCGATGAAATCATTAAAATTATTTTGAATCAATGAAGTATTGATCAATTCCAGATTCGATGAAATTTCCAGCTTTAATTCTGAAATCTGTTTTTCCAGTTGAGTCAGAATTGCTTTTTCTTCTGCCAGTTTTGGAGAAATCTGTTTTTCTTTCTGAACTAATTCCTGATAATTTTTCTCTGTTTCGGTATTTGATTTTAATAATTTTTGATAAATATTTTCAATCTCTTCCGTGGTTTTATCTGAATAATTTTCCCAATTCAGGATCTTTAAATTAGAACGATTGCTATTGATCTGCTCTTCTTTTTTAGCTTCCTGAATTTTAAATGTTTCAAGTGCCTTTTTATATTTTTCTAAATTTTCAATTTCCCTGGCTAAGTTTTCGCGTTCCTTGGAAATGGTTTGGTTCAATTGTTCAATGTGCTTTTCCGTCTCCAGAGAAAAATTTCTTTTTGCCTCAAATTCAGCTTCTCTTTCAGGATTAAATTCAGTCCAGATAAATTGTTGAATATGATTTTGTAGAGTATTTTGAATTTCAGTGATTGTTTCCTGTTCAGACTTTAATTGATTTTCAAAGATTTTTTTTCTTTCCAAAATCTTATCAACATCTGCTTCCTGTTTCTGAAGATTAACTAATTCCTGATCTACTCGTTGAATGTTTTCCTGAATTTCTTTTAACTCATTATTCACATCGTGAAATTCAATAATATTAGGATGTTCCAACGATCCACAAAGCGGACAGGCTTCACCATGATGAAGTTCAACTGAAAATTTAGACAGCTCTTGTTGAATTTTTAAATGATCGAGTTTTTGATTAAATTCTTTCTTTTGAAGTTCAAGGTTTACTTTTTTCGTTTTAAAGTCTTCCTGAAAGTTTTCAGGAAAAGCTTTTAATTCTTCAGAAATTTGCTGGATCTGTAATTCCTGTTTTTTTATTTTTTCACACTGATCTTCCTGTGATTTCTTTATATTTTTATACTGAATAAACCAGTTTCCAACCTGTAAAAGCAAGGTAGAATCCAATTTTTTCAGCTTTAAAAGTTCGGTTTCTTTAGAAAGCTGATCAATGGTATGCTGAATTTTTTTCCTTTTTTCTTCAACTTCCTTTACTTCATTTGAACCTTTTTGTGTTCTTTCCTGAAGTTTTTTTATTTCTTCCGAATGGGTAAGAATCTGTAAGATGAGATTCAGGTCATTTTCCTGTATTTTAGATTGCTCTAACGCATCAAACTGGGGCTGAATAGCGGTAAGTTGCTCTTTTATGGAGTGAAACTGTGCTTCTGTTTCTTTAACAATGGTATTCTGTTTTTCGGCATCAGATTGCTTGGTCGATAGTTCCTTTGAAAGTTTGTCTTTTTCCACCAGTAATGGAGTGAAAATTCTGGAAAGGCGGTCGTAAAGATCAGTTTTAATTTCTAATAAATCGATCTCGGATTTCTGCTCCGAAAGCTTGCCGAAGGTTTTCTTTTTCTGCGTAAGGCTTTCAAAATCAGCTTTTAAATTTTTAAGCTGAAGAAAATTATTTGAGATCTTCTGAAAATTTTCCTTTGCTTCTGAAAGTTTTTGCTGTTCTGTTTTTAAATTTTCCTTCTGAACCGAAATTTGTTCTTCATTAATTTCTTCAAAACCTTTCAGCTGTCCTTCCAACTGGTCGAGTTCAGATCTGTTTCTAACATTCAGAGAAGCGACATTATTTTGAAGATCAAAACGCTGAAGGTTAAAAATTTCCTTCATCATCGTCGTTCTCTCTGTAGCACCGAGTTCTAAAAATTCTTTGAACTGACCTTGTGGTATAATGATGGTTCGTTTAAAATTAGCATAATTCAGTCCAATAATTTGTTCTGCATTCGAATGCTCAAGAGGAATCCATTTATCATCAATACGCTGATAAAAAGTGACCGAACTCGGTTTTACATCGTCAAATTTTTTAGAATTTCGGCGGAAATCTCTTGTAGCACGGAATAATTTATTTTCAAAATTTAAAAAATCAAACTCAATATAAGAGGTGTTTGATTTTAAATTCATCATATTATACGCTCTTTTATCACGCATATTCAGACGTTCCGTTTCGCCGTAAAGCGCAAAAGAAATAGCTTCAAGAACCGATGATTTTCCGGAACCTACCGATCCGAAAATCCCGAATAAACCTGCATCTGTGAGGTTTTTAAAATCAATAGTCTGTCTTTCCTGATAAGAATAAAGTCCTTCGATGGTGAGCTGAACAGGGATCATGGCTTTATATATTTAAAATTTCGTTAAACAGTTTCATCAGGTCTTCATTGGCTTCCTGACCGCCATTTTTTGATTTAAAATAATCCTGAAACAGAGATTCTATATTTTGATTTAGATTGATCTCATGAACCGAATTTTCATTGAATTCCTGATTTTTAATTTTTGGAATCAGATAGACAATGCCGCTATGAGACTGATACAAAAGTTTCCTTTCATCGGCCGTCAGGAAGGTCTCGCTTTCCAGTGTTAATTCAACAAAAGTATTTGGATTTGCAGTAAGCCATTCTATGGATTTTTCAATAGAATCAAATGTTTTTCGGACTAAATTTTTTCCGTTTTGTAGCTGAATTTTCTCAAAAGAAACATTTTTTCCGGATTCTGCCTGAATAATAGAAATATATTTTTTCTGTCCCGCTTCACTGAAACTATAGCAGAGAGGTGAGGATGAATAGATCACCGGTTTTTCTGCCGTTCCTATATTTTGAAATCCGTGCAGATGCCCCAACGCGGTATATTGAATTTGGGAAGGAATACTATCCGAAAAAATAAGATCCGCATTGCCTATTTTAATAGGTTTTTCACCTTCAGGCTCTTCAAGGATTTCGCTTCCTTTTTTGTTCATATATAAATGAGCGGTGAGAATATTGATGCCGTTTTCATCACAAAGCTCATCCGCAAGTTTTTTCCAGTTTTCCGCTAAAACTTTATTGATTTCCTCTTCTTTATTTTCTCCAAAATATTCTTTTAAACGAATTTCATTCGCATAAGGGGTGTGCAGAATACGAAGTGGCGTTTCTGAATTTTTCAACAATAATTCAATAAAGCCTTCCTCAGATTTTGAAATTGTAAAATATTCATTTTCAAAAGGATTAATCTTTGCTTTCGGATGACCAATAAGAATAATTCCGCATTCACGCGCCAGAGGATCAGGAGCATCGATGAGATTGGGGGAATCGTGGTTTCCCGCAATGGCAATCACGGGACGCTTTCCATTTAATGATAAACGTTTCAGTGTTTTATAAAATAATTCGACTGCTTCAACACTAGGATTGAAATTATCAAAAAGATCTCCGGCGATCAGTACGATATTCACATTCTGTTCATCGGCAATATGAACGATTTCATCCATAACGGAAACCTGTTCTTCAAGTCTTGAAAAACGGTCAAGGCGTTTACCCAAATGCCAGTCGGCGGTGTGCAGAATTTTCATACGATATCATTTTCTTGTCTTGCTTTAAAATCTTCCCGAATTTGCTTTAAACGTGCTTTTCTTTCTGCTTCCGCATTTTGCTGCTTCCGTTTTTTCTGATCGATTTTATTTTTATGTTTTTTCCTGTTGGCTTCGTTATTCTTGCTCATACTGATGTTTTTTCACGATTAATTTTAAATGGAATTGAGTGTGAAAATATATCCAGATCAAAAATACTAAAGATTAATAGGGGAAACAATTTTTCAATATATGCTTGACAAAATATTTTTACGAGGAACCTGCACAAACCTCACAGGTTTCAAAAACCTGTGAGGTTTATCAAGGATGTTTGTAATCACATGCAATTTTATGGGAGCGATTTTAAAACATCAGGGTTTAGAAATGAAATTAATATCTTTACAAAATTATGGAACAGCAATCTAAAGATCCGCTTCACGGAAAAAGGCTCGACGCTATTCTTGAAGAATTGGTGGAATATTATCAGGGCTTCGAAAAATTGGGCGAACAGATCAATATTAAATGTTTTACGGATAATCCAAGTATCAGCTCTTCGCTGAAGTTTTTAAGAAAAACAGATTGGGCAAGAACAAAAGTTGAGAGTTTATACCTTTTTGTCCTCAGACAGAAAAAGCGTGAGGAGAAAAGAGGGGAGAACTAGTATGGGGGAAATTCTTCTTTCAAACGGTTTACTCGATCAATGATTTCAAAAACAGTATATTTGTGCTGTTAATCGTGAACAGAAACTCACGACAAAAAATTAAAGTATGACAATCGAAAACAATCATGTTGTAGCTGTAAAGTACGTTCTTCACACGATAGAAGAAGATGGAACTAAGGTTTTAGTAGAAGAAACAACAGCAGAAAACCCACTTACATTTTTATACGGTGTAGGAATGATGATTCCAAAATTTGAACAAAATATCCTTGGTTTGAAAGCAGGTGATAAAGCAGATTTTGTAATTCAGCCTGAAGAAGCTTACGGTGAAAAACAGCCGGATGCTATTGCTCAATTACCAATTGATATGTTTCAGGAGGCAGGAATTCCGCCAGTAGGAGCGATCTTACCTTTATCTGATAATGAAGGAAATAACTTCCAGGCTTTTGTAGTAGAAGTTACACCAGAAGCTGTGGTTGCAGATCTTAATCACCCGATGGCTGGTAAAGTATTGGATTTCCAGGTTGAAATTTTAAATACACGTCCAGCGACTGAAGAGGAATTGTCTCACGGTCATGCTCACGGGATTGACGGAAACGAAGCTCACTAAGAGTTTTCTAAATAAAATATGAATGTCCGGCAGAAATGCCGGACATTTTTTTTGTTTAAATTATTCTGAGAATTTTACACAATCAATTTTATCGAAGATAAAATCCTTGCGCCTTAAAGCATAACGGTTATAAAAAACTTAGCACCTTTGCGATGACCAACAAAAAAATTATTCTAAAAATACACCACTCACATAAAACCAACGATTCTGAATCATTTTAAATGTTGATAACTCGTGATGAACTTGCTTCTGTCCATCCTGATCAGTATAAAATGCCTTAAACTCTACTTTATTCATTGAGGGTTTATCCACAATTTCCAATTTTGTCCATTCGTTGATTTCTCCCCATTCCTGCAAATCTTTTTTGCTGTGATTTTGTCTTTTGCTTGGCGAAGTGGTTTGCATTAAATAGTCACCATTCGGAATTGCAAATGCCGAAAACCTTGAACGCATCAAAGCTTCTGCGGTCGG
The sequence above is a segment of the Chryseobacterium sp. MYb264 genome. Coding sequences within it:
- a CDS encoding YchJ family protein is translated as MNCPCCSGKTYEECCQPYHTGKKNTPTAEALMRSRFSAFAIPNGDYLMQTTSPSKRQNHSKKDLQEWGEINEWTKLEIVDKPSMNKVEFKAFYTDQDGQKQVHHELSTFKMIQNRWFYVSGVFLE
- a CDS encoding VF530 family protein, producing the protein MEQQSKDPLHGKRLDAILEELVEYYQGFEKLGEQINIKCFTDNPSISSSLKFLRKTDWARTKVESLYLFVLRQKKREEKRGEN
- a CDS encoding AAA family ATPase; protein product: MIPVQLTIEGLYSYQERQTIDFKNLTDAGLFGIFGSVGSGKSSVLEAISFALYGETERLNMRDKRAYNMMNLKSNTSYIEFDFLNFENKLFRATRDFRRNSKKFDDVKPSSVTFYQRIDDKWIPLEHSNAEQIIGLNYANFKRTIIIPQGQFKEFLELGATERTTMMKEIFNLQRFDLQNNVASLNVRNRSELDQLEGQLKGFEEINEEQISVQKENLKTEQQKLSEAKENFQKISNNFLQLKNLKADFESLTQKKKTFGKLSEQKSEIDLLEIKTDLYDRLSRIFTPLLVEKDKLSKELSTKQSDAEKQNTIVKETEAQFHSIKEQLTAIQPQFDALEQSKIQENDLNLILQILTHSEEIKKLQERTQKGSNEVKEVEEKRKKIQHTIDQLSKETELLKLKKLDSTLLLQVGNWFIQYKNIKKSQEDQCEKIKKQELQIQQISEELKAFPENFQEDFKTKKVNLELQKKEFNQKLDHLKIQQELSKFSVELHHGEACPLCGSLEHPNIIEFHDVNNELKEIQENIQRVDQELVNLQKQEADVDKILERKKIFENQLKSEQETITEIQNTLQNHIQQFIWTEFNPEREAEFEAKRNFSLETEKHIEQLNQTISKERENLAREIENLEKYKKALETFKIQEAKKEEQINSNRSNLKILNWENYSDKTTEEIENIYQKLLKSNTETEKNYQELVQKEKQISPKLAEEKAILTQLEKQISELKLEISSNLELINTSLIQNNFNDFIEIETILLQKINIEETRNRIQKFKIDFETLKNGIHELEVKLKDFSFDHELFAAKENEFNEAENQLKQINDLVVKLSSEIERLEKEYRKKEDLLKELSTLQKRSENLKVMTNLFKAAGFVQYVSSIYLRQLCDHANIRFHRMTRNQLSLQLNENNDFEIIDYMNEGRSRSVKTLSGGQSFQVSLSLALALAESVQANAQSDKNFFFIDEGFGTQDLESVNIVFETLHALQKENRIVGIISHVEELKEKIPVALEIVKDEERGSIITII
- a CDS encoding metallophosphoesterase family protein, encoding MKILHTADWHLGKRLDRFSRLEEQVSVMDEIVHIADEQNVNIVLIAGDLFDNFNPSVEAVELFYKTLKRLSLNGKRPVIAIAGNHDSPNLIDAPDPLARECGIILIGHPKAKINPFENEYFTISKSEEGFIELLLKNSETPLRILHTPYANEIRLKEYFGENKEEEINKVLAENWKKLADELCDENGINILTAHLYMNKKGSEILEEPEGEKPIKIGNADLIFSDSIPSQIQYTALGHLHGFQNIGTAEKPVIYSSSPLCYSFSEAGQKKYISIIQAESGKNVSFEKIQLQNGKNLVRKTFDSIEKSIEWLTANPNTFVELTLESETFLTADERKLLYQSHSGIVYLIPKIKNQEFNENSVHEINLNQNIESLFQDYFKSKNGGQEANEDLMKLFNEILNI
- a CDS encoding FKBP-type peptidyl-prolyl cis-trans isomerase translates to MTIENNHVVAVKYVLHTIEEDGTKVLVEETTAENPLTFLYGVGMMIPKFEQNILGLKAGDKADFVIQPEEAYGEKQPDAIAQLPIDMFQEAGIPPVGAILPLSDNEGNNFQAFVVEVTPEAVVADLNHPMAGKVLDFQVEILNTRPATEEELSHGHAHGIDGNEAH